A single window of Balaenoptera acutorostrata chromosome X, mBalAcu1.1, whole genome shotgun sequence DNA harbors:
- the PLP1 gene encoding myelin proteolipid protein isoform X1 produces the protein MGLLECCARCLVGAPFASLVATGLCFFGVALFCGCGHEALTGTEKLIETYFSKNYQDYEYLINVIHAFQYVIYGTASFFFLYGALLLAEGFYTTGAVRQIFGDYKTTICGKGLSATVTGGQKGRGSRGQHQAHSLERVCHCLGKWLGHPDKFVGITYALTIVWLLVFACSAVPVYIYFNTWTTCQSIASPSKTSASIGSLCADARMYGVLPWNAFPGKVCGSNLLSICKTAEFQMTFHLFIAAFVGAAATLVSLLTFMIAATYNFAVLKLMGRGTKF, from the exons GCTTGTTAGAGTGCTGTGCGAGATGTCTCGTAGGGGCCCCCtttgcttccctggtggccactGGATTGTGTTTCTTTGGGGTGGCACTGTTCTGTGGCTGTGGACATGAAGCACTCACTGGCACAGAAAAGCTAATTGAGACCTATTTCTCCAAAAACTACCAGGACTATGAGTATCTCATCAATGT GATCCATGCTTTCCAGTATGTCATCTATGGAActgcctctttcttcttcctttatggGGCCCTCCTGCTGGCTGAGGGCTTCTACACCACCGGCGCAGTCAGGCAGATCTTTGGCGACTACAAGACCACCATCTGCGGCAAGGGCCTGAGTGCAACGGTAACAGGGGGCCAGAAGGGGAGGGGTTCCAGAGGCCAACATCAAGCTCATTCTTTGGAGCGGGTGTGTCATTGTTTGGGAAAATGGCTAGGACATCCCGACAAG TTTGTGGGCATCACCTATGCCCTGACCATTGTGTGGCTCCTGGTGTTTGCCTGCTCTGCTGTGCCTGTGTACATTTACTTCAACACTTGGACCACTTGCCAGTCTATTGCCTCCCCCAGCAAGACCTCTGCCAGTATAGGCAGTCTCTGTGCTGATGCCAGAATGTATG GTGTTCTCCCATGGAATGCTTTCCCTGGCAAGGTGTGTGGCTCCAACCTTCTGTCCATCTGCAAAACAGCTGAG TTCCAAATGACCTTCCACCTGTTTATTGCTGCGTTTGTGGGGGCTGCAGCCACACTGGTTTCCCTG CTCACCTTCATGATTGCTGCCACTTACAACTTTGCCGTCCTGAAACTCATGGGCCGAGGCACCAAGTTCTGA
- the PLP1 gene encoding myelin proteolipid protein isoform X2, with the protein MGLLECCARCLVGAPFASLVATGLCFFGVALFCGCGHEALTGTEKLIETYFSKNYQDYEYLINVIHAFQYVIYGTASFFFLYGALLLAEGFYTTGAVRQIFGDYKTTICGKGLSATFVGITYALTIVWLLVFACSAVPVYIYFNTWTTCQSIASPSKTSASIGSLCADARMYGVLPWNAFPGKVCGSNLLSICKTAEFQMTFHLFIAAFVGAAATLVSLLTFMIAATYNFAVLKLMGRGTKF; encoded by the exons GCTTGTTAGAGTGCTGTGCGAGATGTCTCGTAGGGGCCCCCtttgcttccctggtggccactGGATTGTGTTTCTTTGGGGTGGCACTGTTCTGTGGCTGTGGACATGAAGCACTCACTGGCACAGAAAAGCTAATTGAGACCTATTTCTCCAAAAACTACCAGGACTATGAGTATCTCATCAATGT GATCCATGCTTTCCAGTATGTCATCTATGGAActgcctctttcttcttcctttatggGGCCCTCCTGCTGGCTGAGGGCTTCTACACCACCGGCGCAGTCAGGCAGATCTTTGGCGACTACAAGACCACCATCTGCGGCAAGGGCCTGAGTGCAACG TTTGTGGGCATCACCTATGCCCTGACCATTGTGTGGCTCCTGGTGTTTGCCTGCTCTGCTGTGCCTGTGTACATTTACTTCAACACTTGGACCACTTGCCAGTCTATTGCCTCCCCCAGCAAGACCTCTGCCAGTATAGGCAGTCTCTGTGCTGATGCCAGAATGTATG GTGTTCTCCCATGGAATGCTTTCCCTGGCAAGGTGTGTGGCTCCAACCTTCTGTCCATCTGCAAAACAGCTGAG TTCCAAATGACCTTCCACCTGTTTATTGCTGCGTTTGTGGGGGCTGCAGCCACACTGGTTTCCCTG CTCACCTTCATGATTGCTGCCACTTACAACTTTGCCGTCCTGAAACTCATGGGCCGAGGCACCAAGTTCTGA